A region from the Populus trichocarpa isolate Nisqually-1 chromosome 18, P.trichocarpa_v4.1, whole genome shotgun sequence genome encodes:
- the LOC18107503 gene encoding CRC domain-containing protein TSO1 — protein sequence MDSPKTTTTTTATTTISATTTVSLLDSPPVQESPFSNYVSRLSPIKPVKASHVAQGLLGINSPPLVFTSPRTLSDRQTNFLRRFPCPQISGAEISKNDGGSKKSADGPKDLRKSSTYLNSRLIINVQKSNNINNFEQDQLGSFSGCVDEYLFDPVDVDCADSVNLTKGDASQAMPEQDGEDPKEHSTSETIKEKIEEEGNIVEQPSHVCPNFMSDLLVDHTSRQQQCDTSGAQAAPPLEDYGEDGGTVLHGPVQLITHHGSEVSQLHRGMSRRCLQFEKAQQKTPMDGTYSLDLAITIIGSISSSSNTELEILDSSQVELPSSSRKKQTVFVSMPSAGHKISCSKLPSLVERVSSTAGDDVLQTKASLATGSAISESLHTKETLNKLQPPEHQITLHNNKRFSSEHADNFEEFNQSSPKKKRKKVSSTDGDGCKRCNCKKTRCLKRYCDCFAAGIYCAETCACQGCFNRPEYEDTVLEARQQKESHNPLAFAPKIVQHVTEFHAINVEDASLFTPSSGRHKTGCNCKRSMCVKKYCECYQANVGCSNACRCEGCKNIHGRKEGEKLHRN from the exons ATGGATTCACctaaaaccaccaccaccaccaccgcaaCAACCACCATCTCCGCCACCACCACTGTCAGTTTATTAGATTCTCCTCCAGTTCAA GAATCCCCGTTTTCTAATTACGTAAGCAGGTTATCCCCTATTAAGCCTGTCAAGGCTTCGCATGTAGCACAAGGACTCCTAGGAATAAATTCTCCTCCACTTGTCTTCACGTCACCACGGACATTGTCAGACCGCCAAACAAATTTCTTGCGAAG GTTTCCATGTCCTCAGATATCTGGGGCAGAGATATCTAAGAATGATGGTGGAAGCAAGAAATCTGCTGATGGTCCAAAGGACCTGAGGAAATCTAGCACCTATTTGAATAGCAGACTGATTATTAATGTCCAGAAGAGCAATAATATCAACAACTTTGAACAAGACCAACTTGGTAGCTTCTCAGGGTGCGTTGATGAGTACTTATTTGATCCCGTGGATGTAGATTGTGCAGACTCTGTTAATTTG ACAAAAGGGGATGCGTCTCAGGCCATGCCTGAGCAAGATGGAGAGGATCCTAAGGAGCATTCAACATCTGAAActataaaggaaaaaattgaagaggAAGGAAACATTGTTGAACAACCATCTCATGTCTGCCCAAATTTTATGTCTGACTTGCTTGTGGACCATACTTCCAGGCAACAACAATGTGACACTTCAGGGGCTCAG GCTGCTCCTCCACTTGAAGATTATGGTGAGGATGGGGGAACAGTCTTGCATGGACCTGTTCAACTCATAACACACCATGGTTCAGAG gTCAGTCAGCTCCATCGTGGCATGAGTAGACGCTGCCTTCAGTTTGAAAAAGCTCAACAGAAAACTCCTATGGATGGCACATACTCTCTTGATTTAGCAATCACTATAATTGGttcaatatcatcttcttccaaTACAGAATTGGAGATTTTGGATTCATCTCAGGTGGAGTTACCTAGCTCTTCTAGAAAGAAGCAAACTGTGTTTGTGTCCATGCCATCCG CTGGGCACAAAATTAGTTGCTCCAAACTACCCAGTTTAGTTGAAAGAGTCTCTTCAACTGCGGGAGATGATGTGCTCCAAACTAAGGCTTCACTTGCCACAGGCTCTGCCATTTCCGAGTCTCTTCACACCAAGGAAACTTTAAATAAGTTGCAGCCACCTGAGCATCAGATAACCCTACACAATAATAAGAGATTTAGCTCAGAGCATGCTGACAATTTTGAGGAGTTCAACCAATCAAGCCCCAAGAAGAAAAG GAAGAAAGTATCAAGCACTGATGGTGATGGTTGCAAACGTTGTAACTGTAAGAAGACTAGATGTTTGAAACG ATATTGTGATTGTTTTGCGGCCGGAATCTATTGTGCTGAAACTTGTGCTTGCCAAGGGTGCTTTAACAGACCTGAATACGAGGATACTGTTCTTGAAGCACGTCAACAAAAAGAATCGCATAATCCACTTGCTTTTGCTCCGAAGATTGTACAGCATGTGACTGAGTTTCATGCAATCAATGTG GAAGATGCAAGCCTGTTTACGCCGTCCTCAGGTAGGCATAAGACAGGATGCAATTGCAAAAGGTCAATGTGTgtgaaaaaatattgtgaatgcTATCAG GCTAATGTTGGATGCTCCAATGCTTGTCGATGTGAAGGGTGCAAAAATATCCATGGTAGGAAAGAAGGTGAGAAATTACacagaaattaa
- the LOC112325017 gene encoding LOW QUALITY PROTEIN: uncharacterized protein LOC112325017 (The sequence of the model RefSeq protein was modified relative to this genomic sequence to represent the inferred CDS: inserted 2 bases in 1 codon), with product MIFVNVFTEYGMTGEIVSNRANEERLESMADNKFKMIFLFLSHGKKAAKSRLLPGRYVLSSEPDFSMLPXAKSTSSPSNSHGNDKLRKTSKTLDVVSHSQELDYNITEAMGQFSPRFNELADFSDHTPLPNPSPIMMASSSSKTRDTAIISQVCLYPGSGRLSSSGSLQWRSSPITPMTRLGETKTQALDSGCGLYDILEDGTPEIFKESPTPVTSVKASSPHKKGVSPPRGHIQEFQSSSSAGLKSGRKFVLKSVPSFPPLTPCIDPKDRTQQKY from the exons ATGATATTTGTTAATGTATTTACAGAATATGGTATGACTGGAGAAATAGTAAGCAATAGAGCTAATGAAGAAAGGTTAGAAAGTATGGCTGataacaaattcaaaatgatt TTCCTTTTTCTTAGCCATGGAAAGAAGGCAGCAAAATCCCGACTCCTTCCTGGTAGGTATGTTCTATCATCCGAGCCTGATTTTTCCATGCTGCC CGCAAAATCCACAAGTTCTCCTAGCAATTCACATGGCAATGACAAGCTTCGCAAAACTAGTAAAACCCTGGACGTGGTTTCCCACAGCCAGGAACTGGATTATAACATCACTGAAGCAATGGGACAATTCTCACCACGATTTAATGAACTAGCTGATTTTTCTGATCATACTCCATTGCCAAATCCTTCCCCCATCATGATGGCTTCGTCTTCATCTAAAACGCGGGACACGGCAATTATTTCACAGGTTTGTTTGTATCCTGGAAGTGGTCGTCTCTCATCTAGCGGTTCTCTTCAGTGGCGGAGTTCACCAATTACGCCAATGACTCGGTTAGGTGAGACCAAAACTCAAGCACTGGACTCCGGTTGTGGGCTTTATGACATTCTGGAAGACGGCACACCCGAAATATTTAAGGAATCTCCTACCCCCGTCACATCTGTTAAAGCAAGTTCTCCTCATAAAAAGGGAGTTTCTCCTCCTCGTGGTCACATCCAAGAGTTTCAATCGAGCTCTTCAGCAGGCTTGAAAAGTGGGCGCAAGTTCGTATTGAAGTCTGTGCCTTCTTTCCCTCCACTCACTCCCTGTATCGATCCCAAAGATCGCACCCAACagaaatactag